A window of Apium graveolens cultivar Ventura chromosome 8, ASM990537v1, whole genome shotgun sequence contains these coding sequences:
- the LOC141678080 gene encoding GDSL esterase/lipase At5g45910-like gives MKLLYFLFCMLWPASSATSNISTTKYNSIYSFGDSLADTGNFLLSGTPPFSVIGDLPYGETFFQRATGRCSNGRLIVDFFAEAYGLPYLPPYLAIKDGLKYENGVNYAVAGATALDAKFYQNKKLGHVLWTNSSLGVRLGWFNKFKSKICTTKQECDKHFKKSLFLVGEIGGNDYNYPLFGGASPKEVEALVPLVLAKIISTTGMLIEEGAVELVIPGNLPIGCLPAYLTVFLTPERKAYDKNGCLKAHNSFAKYHNNQLKSALRKLRRKYPQAKIMYADFYNAAKQYVHTPLHHGFTNRVLVACCGGGGPFNFNSTASCGNTGSKACTNPSAYANWDGIHLTEAAYGVIAKGLIHGPFTSPPMH, from the exons ATGAAACTCCTTTATTTCCTCTTTTGTATGCTTTGGCCAGCTTCATCGGCTACAAGTAATATTAGTACTACAAAATATAATTCCATCTATAGTTTCGGTGACTCCTTGGCTGACACCGGAAATTTCTTACTTTCTGGTACCCCTCCATTTTCGGTGATCGGAGACCTACCTTACGGTGAGACGTTTTTCCAACGAGCAACTGGTCGATGCTCCAACGGGCGTCTCATAGTCGACTTTTTTG CTGAGGCATATGGATTACCTTATCTACCACCGTATCTCGCAATTAAGGATGGGTTGAAGTACGAAAATGGAGTGAATTATGCTGTTGCTGGCGCTACTGCGCTTGATGCCAAGTTTTACCAAAACAAAAAACTAGGACATGTTTTGTGGACAAACAGTTCCTTAGGTGTTCGACTTGGCTGGTTCAACAAGTTCAAATCAAAGATATGCACCACCAAACAAG AATGTGACAAGCATTTCAAGAAATCTCTATTTCTCGTGGGGGAGATTGGTGGAAACGATTACAACTATCCATTATTTGGTGGTGCAAGCCCCAAAGAGGTAGAAGCATTAGTACCTCTAGTTCTTGCTAAGATCATTTCAACCACCGGT ATGCTGATAGAGGAAGGTGCAGTTGAGCTCGTTATTCCAGGAAATTTACCAATCGGTTGCTTGCCAGCATACTTGACTGTATTCCTTACACCAGAAAGGAAAGCTTATGATAAAAATGGGTGCTTAAAAGCCCACAATAGTTTTGCAAAGTATCACAACAATCAACTCAAGTCTGCTTTGAGAAAATTGAGAAGAAAATATCCACAGGCTAAGATCATGTACGCAGATTTCTATAATGCAGCTAAGCAATACGTTCACACTCCGCTACATCATG GATTTACAAACCGAGTTTTAGTAGCATGTTGCGGAGGAGGAGGACCCTTTAACTTCAACAGTACAGCAAGTTGTGGGAACACAGGCTCGAAAGCATGCACAAATCCATCTGCTTATGCAAATTGGGATGGAATTCACTTAACGGAGGCAGCTTATGGTGTTATAGCCAAGGGTCTGATTCATGGTCCCTTTACTTCTCCACCTATGCACTAA